TGATCCGCAGCTTGGGGAATCATTGTTTCGAGAAAAAcggatttaatattttaaaatgtgtcTATTGCATACGGTAGATAGAATGTGCTGTACCTTCCAAATTATTTCGATTCTGTGAAGCTTTAATTATACATACTTAAGAAATTATTCTACCGATTGGTGAAAAACATAGATTTCTATATGTATTTCAGTTCGTCTATTGCAGTATAGTGCATATAACTCGAACATGTTTCTAAGTCAGAAGACAAAATAAACATCCTTTTTTGTATGTTATATTTATTCAGTCGATATTTAAGTACGAGACACAACGCTTAGCTACCAAGAAAAAGAAGGTTTGGTTTAAGTGTGTACTTTTCTCGGCAAAATAGGGTTCTTGAAAGGCAGCATGCCTCTAACCCCCATCGGGTACCGGGTATAAAAAACGAAAGTTTCGAGCGGACATCGGGGAATAGAAGCGACGGCAGAACAGGCGTCTTCTGAGGAAGAGCCATGCAGCGCAACCGGTCGCACTCGGACACAGGCCCCGGCATAGCGGTTACTCAATAATGCAAACAGGTTTCCGCCGGGCTTTACTGTACCAGGCGGACCGGGGAGGACGGATCGGGAGGACTGTGACTTCAACAAGAGAAAGGCAGTTGGTTATGAATTCGATATGCCAGAAGGGAAGAAAAGGAGCGAAGGAAGCGATAACAcaatggaaaaataaaaaagagacGATGACAGAGATTAGAGGAACAGGAAATGTGGGCTGGACCGATTTAATGAGTGAATGCCAGAAATCCGAAAACTGTAGACCAAAAGAATGACCCTGGGGAGAAAACGAGGAGAGCTGAATGTTATCATAGAGCTGCGTTAAATGGGAACCAGACAAAATTGTATATTTCACTCCCTCCGAAATGCGATAGCCGATCTTAACCAAGAATAGAATTATAAGTCCAAACTCTCTCTTATTTcttttacttattttaattatttaaattgatGGTCAAAGCAGTGAAACATCGAAAACATTAATATTCTGTGGATGGAACACGTAAGACTCATAAATAAGAACCCTCTACAtacaaatatttgaaatataaatCTAGGCACTTTATTTTTCATCTCATTaagtaaaatattaatatttaaaatttgaacAAATCTATCATACCTACATACCAACCTCCTTACAAAAGATCCGCGGGTGTGGGCCTGTAACGGAAACTCTAAGCATTATGTGACCAAAGTAAGACTAAAACTCCGCATTTGGAGGTATTTAAATGGCTCTCTTGTTCTGCAATTTAGCCAACCCCACTTGAGTAAACCATTATCTGTCTAGAATTTCTAATTTCGTAAAATTTTCTAGATAATTTCTCGcttttgttgtggttgttggtGCCAGTCTTGGCCAATTTCCTGCTGCCCGTTTGCgttcttttgtttttgccgTTCGTTGAGGTTGAGCCATGGGCTCACTCGCAGAGCGACGTTCCTCTAAATCGAGCAGTTCGGTAATTTCCAAATTGGCGGCCCCGTAATCAAACTGTAATGCGGCCGACTCGTCATTAAGCACGCAAGCAGCAACAtcacggcagcaacatcaagcccacgagcaacagcaacagcacgTCGGCAGCAGAAAAGCAGAAGAGCCAGAGCAATAATAACCGCACCAGGGCAGGCACAAGTGCAACAACTTGGCAGCAACATTGGCAGCTGAAGTCTAAAGCAATAGCAATAGTAATAATAGTATCCATATATGAAACAATAGGAAAAAGTATTACTAAAAAACCAATAGCAATATCGTGGCAGTTCTAACAACATCAACACTTTCAGAAGCAAGCAAATATACGTCAGCAACATTAAGAAAGCAAGAACTACATTAAGCCTGTTAAACCGAACCACGCATCATAgtgaacaaatttttttttttactaatttGAATtattaccttttttttttttgtagatTAGTTTGACTATGTCTTTAAATTGAGTACCATAAATGTATTTCTTTGCATATAAAGCGACAACATTTAAAGCAATAGCAATATGACagcaaaaacattattctacCTCTATTTATGTATTATGTCCGATACAAGTTTGACTATTTATCTAGTATCAGTATCTAATACCATGGTCAAATTGCATtatctatttttttatttcatataaagcaacaacaaccaaaGGCAATAGCAATGTGACAGCAACAACATGCAGCCCACAAAAGCAAGAACAACCACTATAGAAATTTTCATTAagcatatttttataaaaggcATCTTGGTGTTAAACCAAACTACGCACTATACGCCGTAATATGCCAATAAAAAATCAGAATTATGAACATTTTGATATTACCTATAAGTAATCCCAGTTAAAAATTGGACTATGGTCTACAGTATACTTCAACTAATTACCTGGCACTTGGTTCTACACTTTTATCATAAAATGGAAATACCTGGTCATATAGCATTACTTTTTCCTTCCCTGCTcataaagcaacagcaacaaccaaAGGCAATACATATGACAGCAACAACATGCAGccccacagcaacaacaaccaccaccacagcaATTTCCAACAAACATATgcttgaaaaaaaaaagaaaataatataaaagagAGGCAGCCAGACAGTCGTCACTCAcccacacactcgcacacggACACACCTCCCCAAACAGCAGAACAGCTGATTCGTTATCAGCAGTTGCTGAATGAGCCCCacagagagggagagcggctCTCGCGCAACAACAATAAGTGGGGGAAAAAACGACGCCAACGGCGGCTGCTATGGCAACGACCTTCCTTATTTATTACAATGTGTGTAATTCCGTCTGCCTCCGCTCGCgctcactctctctctcttgctcgCGCTCTCGGAATGTGTgtgcgagagagagagacagtGCCCTTTCCCGACTTAAATTGCCCACTTTTTAGTGCAGAAATGTTTAATTTCGCTGTCTGTTTGAGTTTTTGCAATTCTTTTTTGGCTGCAGAAGCGTGGAAAAGTCTCTCAGTGCGCAGTTTAGGTTTCCATGTTCGGAAACTGGGAGCTTCCTGGGGTTACTTTATATTCAGGCGTGTTTTAGGGGCTTCGAGTCGATATTTCACATTGTTTaactaattttttaagttCCTCTTACCACGGCTTATCATGTTCCACTGACGGACTTATTTTATTCCCCTTTTAGTGCGACTCAATTAACTCTCAACTCGCTGTTAACCCCTTTAGGCCCCATCTGCTTTTACGAGCCCATAAAGCTGCTCCCAAAAAGCGTTTGCAGTAAAATTAAAGCAGGGCAGCACTTAAACGGGAAAAAAATCGTATTACAAAATAGTGCGCGCTCTcgctctctcccgctctcctgctcGCTCTCGTCCAAACGGTTGTAAAGATGGCCGCCGTGTAGTAACATGGCTGAATGTgtaccacacacacacgcacactcgGGCGCACAAAGAGATCGGCCATATGCTGCCATTGAATGCAATTGGCTCTCCTCGGGAAAGCAACAATAACAAGGCCGCTTACGCTCGCGCCGCGCGCCTGTGTGCGTGCTGAATACGTCACGGAACATCAGCTGTGCCGAACAGCAGGTAGGCGTCGGCAGAAGGGCGGCAGCGCAGCGACTGCGAGGCTTGGAGGCCAACTCGCCTCTGCAGTCATTCGCTTCAAAGAGCTCGAATCGTGCGGATCGGAATCGGCAAAACACACAGTGCTCCGGACCATAAAACGTTCTAAAGAGAGTCAGACTCACAGTCGCGTTGCGAGTGACCGATCAGGCTGTTTAAAAACCAAAAGcaaacccatctgggccaaTTGTGATACCAAAGTGGGCGAATCGCCGCCAGacaagcaacaaaaacaaagccTAAACACAGGCGTCTGGCCAACAGCTGTTTTCGTGCGcgctctctctcttgcttgcccACCCACTCTCCCGCTCGCGTTCTCCGCTCTCCGCATTCAGCAAACTCTCCGAGACGCGCTCACAACACCAGCAGCGGCCGGGCAGAGCAGCAGCCATACAGCCATACTTTCTCGGTCGCCGTTCAGATCGCGTTTTTCTTTCGGAGTGGACTGTTCGTTCGGCTGTTCTATCGCCTCACATAGAACTACAAGTTTCCTACTCCGCGACTCACTCCCGCGAGAACAGAACGGGACACAAGCGAACCGAATGAGAAGAGAGACAGAGACGCAGACAAGGAGCTGAGAAGCAACGGTTAAGCCAGCGAAAAACGGGCAAAAAGACTGAAAACACACGTGGATTGTTCACTCACACCCCCAAACTCTCACCCACACTCACCCAGCAGCTGCAACTGTTCGCTGCATTTATGTAAAACCAAACAAAGACTGATTAAAACGCtaataaatatacaataaACGTAACGAAACAAAGTTAAACACGCGAACAGCAGTTAAATATTATACGGGTTAAAGCGAATTCCAAAGCAAAGCAAACACATATGGATTAAGGTTCCTCCTatctcaaaaacaaaaacaaaaacaaaagcatacgccaacacacacacaccacacacactCACGGATTACCTGCAGCGGCAATTTACCGTTAGCCGCTCTTTTTGGATTACCAGTGCCAATAAAACCACAAAAGTGAATTTTTTCGAAAGTGAAGAAAGCGAGAAACGCccgcaaaatgcaaaaaatctGAAAAGCAAAGTAAATAGCAACCAAAAGCGAATTCTGTGTTACCGAAACGAGAGCAAAAGCTAAAAGAGCCCAAAAACCAGCAATGACGATGGCCGCCTGTTACGCCAACTACGACATGTCGTCCCTGTCGCACGGCATGTCGGCCCTGTCCGccctgcagcagcaacagcagcagcagcagcagcacggccagtcgcagcagcagcacggccaggcgcagcagcagcagcaccaccagcagcagcagcagcacatgTACCACGCCGCGGTGGCTGCGCACCAGCAACAgttgctgcagcagcagcagcagcagcaacaccaccGCCAGCAACAACTCCACCAGCCcgccagcaacagcagcaactcgCAGCGCCACAGCCACGCGGCGGCGGCCCAAACGCAGGTCGCCGCCGCCGTTGCCAACAgcagacaacaacaacagcagcagcagcaacagcagcagcagcaacagcagcaacaacagactgccagcagcagcagcagcaacaccgcGCCCGCCGCGTCGCCCCAAAAGGACTACAGCATCCCGCTGCACGTGGACTGCAGCGTGGAGTACGAGCTGCCCAACCAGCCGAAGCCTCCGGCGGGCCAGCGCGTGGAGCCGCTGCTGATGATCCACCCGTGCTACTTCCGCAAGATGGAGTCCCAGCGGCGCAGTCCGTTCGTGAACAACATGCACGCGACCGCTCGGGCGGTCAGCAGCAGTTCGCTGAGCAGCGGGGCCGCCCTGGGCGGGGGCGGAAGCGGTACGGCGGTTGCCTCGGCGCCCAGTAGTAGCGCCGCCCGGAGAGGAGCTCGGGCGGCGGCCACCAgcgcccagcagcagcagcagcagcagcagcaacaacagcagcagcaacagcagcagcaacaacaacgctaccaacaacagcagcaacaactgcgacagcagcaccagcaaaTGTCGCAGATGTCGCAACAGGCTCACTATCCCCAACAACAGCCTCAATACAACCAACAACAATCTAGTCTGGAACGCCGacgacaacagcaacagaatAAAGAATATATGATTGGTGAGTACTGCTTACAAGATGTATTTGAATTAGTATTCTGAATTAGATAGTGTTCATAGCGGATAGTTGTTGTCCAAATCATTAGTAATCTTTGCATGGATGGTTGGGGATTAGCGGAATCATTTTTTCATTTCGGTCCTGCAACAGAATGAAGTTTATAAACAAGTGATTGTTCATATAATGTAATAACTGAAATGAatctttcccaaaagtctagTCCAAAATctaatttatatttcttccCTAGAAATAATGGTAAAAATGTTAGAAATAATAGTTTTGAtgcctttaaatattttctttccttttatgtattattctcgtaattaaataacaaattgaatttgtaaaTCATGTTAGATTAAGAATAGTTAGTTAGTTAAAACGGAAGGCTCCCATGAGTCACTCCACGACCTAATTACATTCAAAAGAACAAAGAAATCCACAAACTTCCAACGAAAAGAAATGTAGTATTCGTAAGAATACGCGAATACTGGTCGAAAACACAGAACATCTTATTCCGCGAAGAACATTTTAGGGCCCATAACAATTACCGTTGGTggcttataaaaataaaaatttttatataaatataaaagatatacattttatttaatataaactgtTGTTTTATGACTAACTGTTTTGTGATTAATAACATATGTATATAAGTATGGTTTAGAATTTGTCCGTACTTAATTTTACGATTCACTTTTcctaaatatgaaaatatgatataaaaattaaaaatgatttgaaattaaaatatttgctaaacgagtgggcgtggatactaaatttttgtttaacctatttaattaatttcacaTACTTTATCTATACCCTCAGCCATATTTCCTTGCATTTTAATCATAATGgaacatatttttttagtaCTGGTTTCTTAACACAATAATCGTTTTTTCCAACTCCTTTCTACAGTTATCAAATGTTTTCTCTAGTTTCTgcgtaaaactttaattttttttggggcgCCGCTTATCAAATAGTTGATAAACGAAGTTGTTAAGTCATTGTTTAGGTTATGTGCTTTTATTAACGACATTTTAGATGTTTTACATCTAAGACGTGGGACAGCGGCTTCCAAAATGTAGCTCCTGGGATACAATTTGTGTACAAATACCGCCGGTTTTTAAGTTAGGAACGGAAGGAAAAATATTTCTAAGTTATTTAAAAAGTTAACCATTTGCATTTGCGATCCAGTAGCcgaatttaaattaacaaattaaagcgAGTAAAGCAAACTACTACGGTAGCAATTTaggataaaattttttaacagttaattttattttattagggTAAAGTAAATTATATTCACTTAGATCTGTGAATGTGtagaaataaaatgaaatgttttgtataTTTTCCTATTAAATcgtaaaattttaaataaaatactacaTCCAAGAGTAGAATAGAGTATATAGTAATGGAAAACATCGTAACCATGTATGTTAGAATATGTTTTGTTTTAACTTTCTTAGGTGtatgtaaatttaatttttattttataagatTAATGATGTTTTACTAACCAATTGTAATTATCTTTTAATTGCAGCAAATCGCCctcaacaacagcaacagcaacaacagctaCACTGCCTGCCTCTAGATCAACTGGCTGCCGCGCTGGCCGCCCGCACCGCCCTCACTCCCCACCACATGCTGCACCCCCACAGCCACTACGCGGCCAAGGGGAGCGGCGGGGCTGGGGGCGGCAAGCGGGACGCCATGATCTCGGGCAGCAACTACGGACAGACGGCGGTCGCCGCGGGCAAGCTGCAACAGTCGCaggtgcagcagcagcagcagcagccacagcaacagcaacactgCCTGCCCCCTCCGCCCTGGGACGCGGCGTCCATGCTGATGGACCGCTCGCCGATGGCCACAGTTCCTAGCAATTATCAGGCCGGCCCTGACACCAATCCCATGCGCCTCTActcggccacgcccacctccGGAGCGGCCACGGGCGGGTCGGCGTCGGTGGGCGGCGGCGGTGGGGGCGGGGCGGTGAGCAGTGCGGGGGCGACGGGGGCGGTGAACACGGCCACGGACAAGCTGAGCGGAAAGTACCGCCAGTACTTGCGCTCCCAGCGGATGCATCCCTACGCGGCGGCAGCCTCGCTCAACCTGgcagccgccgccgccgccggaCAGACCTCCTTCGTGCCGTTCAGCTCGGCGGCCACTGCGGTGgcggccacgcccacattCCAGCACCTGCCGCAGATCTCCTGCTACAACGTgtgatgcagcagcagcagcagcaacaaggACAAcggcaacatcagcagcagcaacagcagcaacaggagCAACAGGCAACTTGCAACACATGAGACAGGCGCCTACCAAGTACGCGTCGATGAAATAGCCGCCTCAAGGAATAACCAATAGATCCTCCCCTAAACAGTACTATATATACACACCCCCTCAAAGCTTTTAGAATCAAAAGTAATTAACTCTAAAGAATATTAAGAGATGAAATTCAATTCTGTTCAGCTGCTATGAGAAATTGTTGTCCGACGGTGAGAAAAGAGGAAACGAGCgatctttttttcttttttagtaATGGTAGTAATTGATAAACgatacaaaaacaaacaacaaaaaaatgcAAACTATTGTAGTGATATttgttataaaataattttagtgattaatttaatttaaattaaacaaccaacaagaaacaacaacaacaaccgcTCTGTGTAAACCAACAAAatcaacaataacaacaacaacaacggcaacaacatcCAACCAAACAACAACTGCTAAAAATTACACATACgcatatttaattaaaaatcaacaaaatgtTACAACAAACCATTTACcgaaagaatataaaaatatgaaaagcAAAAATTATTACCAAACGATGAAGAGAGGCGAGTAAAGCAGAAAAAGCcacacaaaaaatacgaataaaaattattcaaaattATGCAACGTAATTTGAAGCGAGATAtgcaaaaattaagtaaattgtgTTTTCAATTCAAGCTAGAGAGCGCGTAGAGAAAAGCGTAGTTCGAGTGATTTGGCTGCGGCGAAGAAAAGTCCGCTTGCCGTCGGCTTTTGGCCAACTTTTCACACTTCCCATCTTCGGCCCCCCAttctgtttttttcttttcgcCTTAATTTGATTTTCAGCCTCGCTTTGCCCCTCATTTGGCTCCGCCTTTTGGTTTTTCATCTGCGGCGAGCCGTGATTGATTATTGTCATTGATGGAAGACCTGGCTTCGGGTTGGGGCAACTCCACTGGCAACTGGCAACGTCTGCGCACAGAGGGCCCTCGCTATCGGAAACCTTTGAACTGAAACGAGTTCCGAAAATTGCTCGGGTGCGATTTATGGTTAGTCGATAGGGAAGGCAGAAAACACCTATAAAATACCTTTTATCTCAGATCACTGACTTTggaaagaatttttttttatttcccccACTATATA
This region of Drosophila subpulchrella strain 33 F10 #4 breed RU33 unplaced genomic scaffold, RU_Dsub_v1.1 Primary Assembly Seq354, whole genome shotgun sequence genomic DNA includes:
- the LOC119559811 gene encoding centrosomal and chromosomal factor, translated to MTMAACYANYDMSSLSHGMSALSALQQQQQQQQQHGQSQQQHGQAQQQQHHQQQQQHMYHAAVAAHQQQLLQQQQQQQHHRQQQLHQPASNSSNSQRHSHAAAAQTQVAAAVANSRQQQQQQQQQQQQQQQQQQTASSSSSNTAPAASPQKDYSIPLHVDCSVEYELPNQPKPPAGQRVEPLLMIHPCYFRKMESQRRSPFVNNMHATARAVSSSSLSSGAALGGGGSGTAVASAPSSSAARRGARAAATSAQQQQQQQQQQQQQQQQQQQQRYQQQQQQLRQQHQQMSQMSQQAHYPQQQPQYNQQQSSLERRRQQQQNKEYMIANRPQQQQQQQQLHCLPLDQLAAALAARTALTPHHMLHPHSHYAAKGSGGAGGGKRDAMISGSNYGQTAVAAGKLQQSQVQQQQQQPQQQQHCLPPPPWDAASMLMDRSPMATVPSNYQAGPDTNPMRLYSATPTSGAATGGSASVGGGGGGGAVSSAGATGAVNTATDKLSGKYRQYLRSQRMHPYAAAASLNLAAAAAAGQTSFVPFSSAATAVAATPTFQHLPQISCYNV